GCGTGATGCTGCAACATTACAGCCCGTATAAAGTGGCCGAGAATTTCCATCTGCTGGCCTCGCTGGCGCCGGATCGCGTGGATATCGGCATCGGCAAAGCGCCCGGCGGATTGCCGCTTTCTACCAAAGCCCTGCGCGGTCATACACCGGCAGATTCCGCGCCCGGATTTCCCGCGCAGTTACAGCAACTGACGCATTATCTGACTCATCTGGATGACCATCTGGCTGGTACTGAAGCCCGTGCGTTGCCGAGTCCGCCCGTCAGTCCGCAGCGATTTCTGCTGGGTGCCAGCCCGGAAAGCGCGCGGCTGGCCGCATCGCTCGGCTGGAATTTTGTGTTCGCCGGTTTTATCAATACCTCGGAACAGGTGATGACGGAATCCGTGCTGGCCTTTCACGAATATTCTGCCGGACAAGGGCAGGCGCTGGTCAGTCTGGCGGTGCTGGCAGCAGAAACCCGCGAACGGGCGGAAGCGCTGGTGGCTGAGCAACATAATTTTCGGGTCACGGTGGGCGACCGGCACGTCACGGTGGGCACCCGCGAACAGGCGGAGGCCTTTGTACAACAGGCGGGCGCAACGCACTACCAGATTGAGCAGCAGAAGCTCAGCGTGTTGCACGGCACGCCCGGCGATATCCATCAGCAACTGCGCGATATTCAGCGCCGTCTTTGCGTGAATGAATTTGTGATCCACACCCCACTGACAGATGCCGCGGTGCGTCTGAAGTCCATCGAATTGCTGGCAGGCCAGCATTAAGGAGTTTTCATGAGCCATTCAAGTCATTCAGGCAATTCAAAAAGTATAAAGCTGGGTCTGATGCTGCACGGTGCGGGCGGACATATGAATTCGTGGCGACATGAAAAAGCGCCTGCCGATGCCAGTGTGAATTTTCCGTACTTCCGCGATTTAGCCTTGCGCGCTGAAGCTGCAGGATTTGATTTTCTGTTTGTCGCCGACGGTCTGCACATCAACGAAAAATCGCTGCCACACTTTCTGAACCGTTTCGAGCCGGTGGCACTGCTTTCTGCACTGGCATCAGCCACGCACAGCATTGGTCTGGCAGGCACCATTTCAACGTCTTACAGCGACCCGTTCACGGTGGCGCGTCAGCTGGCGTCCATCGACAATATCAGTCAGGGACGTGCGGGCTGGAATGTGGTGACATCACCGCTGGCCGGTTCCGCGAAAAATTTCGGCAAAGATCATCCTGAACACGCGCTGCGTTATCAGATTGCGGAAGAATATATCAATGTGGTGCAGGGGTTGTGGGATTCGTGGGAAGACGGCGCGTTTGTGCGTGACCGTGAAAGCGGCGTGTTTTTTGATGCGGCGAAGCTGCACAAACTGAATCATCAGGGACAGTTCTTCTCGGTGGAAGGGCCGCTGAATATTCAGCGCTCGCCACAGGGACAGCCGGTGATATTCCAGGCCGGTGCGTCTGATGCCGGTATCGCGCTGGCAGGCAAATCTGCCGATGCGGTATTCACTAACGCCCGCACGCTGGAAGAAGCGCAGGAATACGCTGCAAAATTGCAGGCGCAGGTCGCGAAAAATGGTCGTCATCCGGTCGGGATTTTCCCCGGCATCAGCCCGATAGTCGGTAAAACCGAAGAAGAGGCCGAGGCAAAATATCAGTATCTGCTTTCCCTGCTTTCGCTCGATGACGCGCTGGCGTATCTCGGGCGCTTCTTCGACCATCATGATTTCAGCCAGTATCCGCCGGACGGTGCGTTCCCGGAACTGGGTGATTTAGGACAAAACACCTTCCGTTCGACCACTGACAGCATCAAGAAACTGGCGCGGGAAGAGAACCTCACGCTGCGTGAAATCGCCTATCAGACCACGCTGCCGCGCGGTGAATTCTTCGGTACGCCGGAACAGGTGGCTGACCGCCTGATCCGCTGGGTGGAAGAGGGCGGTGCCAGCGGCTTTATCATCAGCGGACCGGTGCTGACGGAAGCGCTGGACGATATCACCCGGCTGGTTCTGCCGGTGCTGGCGGCGCGGGGTTACTGGCATCCGTCAGAGGCGCAAACCCTGCGCGAGCGGCTGGACATTCCGTTTAAAATCAACCGTTACAGCGTGCAGGAAACCCGCCGCGAGACAGTGAACGAAAAATAGTTACAACATACTAATGCTTTTATGCGAGCCCGCTCCGGTAGTCCCGAGCGGGCTTTTTGCTTTGCAGGGGATCGGCGGGGGTTGTCTCACAGAAAAAAGGGGCGTAGGTTTCGACAAAACCATAAGAAATCTTTGAACTGATAAAGGAAATGAAATGAAAGCATTGGTTCTCGAACAACAAGACAAAGCCACTCTGGCCGAAGTGAAAGACATCGCACTGCCGGAAATGGCCGCGGGTGACGTGCTGGTGGATATCAGCTGGTCAGGGCTCAATTACAAAGATGCGCTGGCGATCACCGGCAAAGGCAAAATCATCCGCCAGTTCCCGATGGTGCCGGGCATTGATTTCACCGGCCATGTAAAACGCAGTAACGATCCACGATATTCGGCGGGACAAGCGGTGATCCTCACCGGCTGGGGCGTGGGCGAAAACCACTGGGGCGGACTGGCAGAACAGGCCTGCGTCAAAGGTGACTGGCTGGTCGCACTGCCGGAAACGCTGCCTGCACGCAATGCAATGATCATCGGCACCGCCGGTTTCACCGCCATGTTATGCGTGATGGCGCTTGAAGACGCAGGCGTGACGCCGGAAAGCGGCACCGTGCTGGTGACCGGTGCCAGCGGTGGCGTCGGCAGTACCGCCGTGGCACTGCTGCATACCCTCGGTTACACTGTCACGGCCGTGACCGGACGTGGATCCACGCATGATTACCTGCGCAAACTGGGTGCCAGCGAAATTCTGTCCCGCGATGAGTTTGCCGAAACCCGTCCGCTGGAAAAACAGCTGTGGGCCGGTGCCATCGATACTGTAGGTGACAAAGTGCTGGCTAAAGTGCTGGCACAAACCAATTACGGCGGCTGCGTGGCGGCCTGCGGTCTGGCGGGGGGCTTTGGTCTGCCAACCACCGTGATGCCGTTTATTCTGCGTAACGTGCGTTTACAGGGCGTGGATTCCGTCTCTGTGCCCGCTGAACACCGTGCGGCAGTGTGGGAACGTCTGGCGAGTACGCTGCCTGAAAGCTTCTATCAGCAGGCTGCGACGGAGATTACGCTGGAGCAGGCACCGGCGTATGCCGAAGATTTTCTGAATAATAAAATTCAGGGCAGAACGCTGGTGAAAATCGGCGGTTAACCCTGTTCAGCCCCGGCATTTTAACGATGCCGGGGTGTTTTCCCCGCTCAATTTTCCCGCCGCGCTAAAGAATTTCCCCAAACCAGCCGATAAATACAACGTCCCTCTGAGACAAAAAGAGAACGGAATTCCTTATTTTCCGAACGACGCACAGCGCAAACACCGATAAAAACGAATAACGACAGGCATGGGGAAAGTATGGATAATTTTCAGAAAGAAATTGATGAGAGAACTAATCTCACTTCATCAAACCGGTTTGAGCTTTTGCTGTTCCGTCTTGGAACCTCGCCGGAAGACGAACAATCTGAACTCTTTGGTATCAACGTCTTTAAATTGCGCGAAATCGTGCCGATGCCGGCACTGACCAAAGCCGCAGGCATGTCATCGCCGATGATGGGCATGGCGAATATTCGTGGTGAAATTATTCCTGTGATTGATTTGCCCGCGGTGGTCGGCTGCGTGCCGAAAACCGGGCTGAACATTTTGCTGGTCACGGAATATGCCCGCAGCACGCAGGCGTTTGCTGTGGAATCAGTGGACGATATCGTGCGTCTCGAATGGAGTCAGGTGCTGGCTGCCGAATCCGGCGTCAAGAGCCGCAACATCACCAGTATCGCGCGTCTGGATAGCGATAAATCCAGCACCCGTCTGGCGCTGGTACTCGACGTCGAGCAGATCCTGCATGACATCATTCCGAACAGCAATATCGACATGGACAAGAAGAAAACCAGCGCGTTCAAACTGAAACCGGGCACGGTGGCGATTGTCGCGGAAGACTCGAAAGTCGCGCGTCAGATGCTGGAAAAAGGCCTGAACATGATGGAGATCCCGGCGCAGATGCACGTGACCGGTCTGGAAGCCTGGAATAAAATCCGCAAACTGGCCGAAGAGTGCAAAGCAGAAGGGCTGCCAATCGCCGATAAAATTTCCTTCGTTCTTACCGATCTGGAAATGCCGGAAATGGACGGTTTTACGCTGACGCTCAATATCAAGCGTGATGAGTTCCTGAAAAATATCCCGGTGATTATCCACTCCTCATTATCCGGCAGCGCCAACGAAGATCACGTGCGCAAAGTCGGTGCCGACGGCTACGTGGCCAAATTCGAAATTAACGAGCTGGAAGCGGCGATCCATAAAGCGCTGGATGCGAAGAAGATTGCGCACGTTTGATTTTATGAAAAATTGATTTATAAAAACCCCGCCTTATGTTGTGCGGGGTTTTTATTATTGACTTAATTCAGCGCAAACATTTGCCATGCACCTTTAATATTCTTCAGTTCAATATTACTGATCAGACAGTGGTTAGGGCTATTTGGCAGCGGATCGGTGGAGACGGTGGCATTTTTATTCACCAGTGTGGATGCGTTTGTTCCACCAGCCTGTTTCAGGCCGACCGGATGACCGGGATCTGTGGCAATTAAGGCTTCGACTTTGGCCTTATCAACGCCGGAAACGGTTTTCGTACAGAGTGCTGAAACGTTTTGTAATCTACCCGGATAACCATCCTGAGTGGCGTAATTCGCATCCGTATTGGCGGCACCGTAACGGACAACCAGCGCGCCTTTTGGCACATCATTCACTTTCGCAAAACCTTGTGCGGATACCAACATACCTGCGGCAATAACGAACATATATTTGTGTTTCATCAGAACCTCGATAACAGAGTGTTTTTGTGGTGACGATGCAGAATGTCTGCATTGTCATTTCTCATAAATTGGATACAGATAGATTACAAAACTGAATATTCTCTGAACGTTAAACGTTAGGTAACAGGGTTAACGTCGTGAGTTTCACGTCAGCTTTTTCGCATAGGCATGACTCCTGAGCAGGTTGTTATTAACCGGATTTTTGAATGTCTTTATTTACCGGCGTTTATATCGGATAAATTCACGGAACATAAATAATCTCAAAAGTTGAGGTTTGGTTATTAAGGTCCGTTTTACTGCCGTCGACGTAGCGGATTTGCACATCGTATTTATAAACCGTCTTTTTATCCGGATGAAGGATGAGGTCAATAACCGGGACTTTCACCGTGACGTCATGGTCCGGACTGGCTTCATTTAACTCAAATGTCTGGTTGCTGATATTGACCAGCATACGGGCGATAGGCCGCGGTCCGGATGAACTGTAAGCTTTCGGATCACTTTTAAAGGTCAGCG
The Rahnella variigena genome window above contains:
- a CDS encoding MsnO8 family LLM class oxidoreductase, which encodes MNYRLSLLDQSPINDGQTAAQALEATLTFAQKAEALGYHRLWVSEHHDTERLAGSSPEVLIAWLLARTSRLRIGSGGVMLQHYSPYKVAENFHLLASLAPDRVDIGIGKAPGGLPLSTKALRGHTPADSAPGFPAQLQQLTHYLTHLDDHLAGTEARALPSPPVSPQRFLLGASPESARLAASLGWNFVFAGFINTSEQVMTESVLAFHEYSAGQGQALVSLAVLAAETRERAEALVAEQHNFRVTVGDRHVTVGTREQAEAFVQQAGATHYQIEQQKLSVLHGTPGDIHQQLRDIQRRLCVNEFVIHTPLTDAAVRLKSIELLAGQH
- a CDS encoding chemotaxis protein; protein product: MDNFQKEIDERTNLTSSNRFELLLFRLGTSPEDEQSELFGINVFKLREIVPMPALTKAAGMSSPMMGMANIRGEIIPVIDLPAVVGCVPKTGLNILLVTEYARSTQAFAVESVDDIVRLEWSQVLAAESGVKSRNITSIARLDSDKSSTRLALVLDVEQILHDIIPNSNIDMDKKKTSAFKLKPGTVAIVAEDSKVARQMLEKGLNMMEIPAQMHVTGLEAWNKIRKLAEECKAEGLPIADKISFVLTDLEMPEMDGFTLTLNIKRDEFLKNIPVIIHSSLSGSANEDHVRKVGADGYVAKFEINELEAAIHKALDAKKIAHV
- a CDS encoding acrylyl-CoA reductase (NADPH); its protein translation is MKALVLEQQDKATLAEVKDIALPEMAAGDVLVDISWSGLNYKDALAITGKGKIIRQFPMVPGIDFTGHVKRSNDPRYSAGQAVILTGWGVGENHWGGLAEQACVKGDWLVALPETLPARNAMIIGTAGFTAMLCVMALEDAGVTPESGTVLVTGASGGVGSTAVALLHTLGYTVTAVTGRGSTHDYLRKLGASEILSRDEFAETRPLEKQLWAGAIDTVGDKVLAKVLAQTNYGGCVAACGLAGGFGLPTTVMPFILRNVRLQGVDSVSVPAEHRAAVWERLASTLPESFYQQAATEITLEQAPAYAEDFLNNKIQGRTLVKIGG
- a CDS encoding LLM class flavin-dependent oxidoreductase yields the protein MSHSSHSGNSKSIKLGLMLHGAGGHMNSWRHEKAPADASVNFPYFRDLALRAEAAGFDFLFVADGLHINEKSLPHFLNRFEPVALLSALASATHSIGLAGTISTSYSDPFTVARQLASIDNISQGRAGWNVVTSPLAGSAKNFGKDHPEHALRYQIAEEYINVVQGLWDSWEDGAFVRDRESGVFFDAAKLHKLNHQGQFFSVEGPLNIQRSPQGQPVIFQAGASDAGIALAGKSADAVFTNARTLEEAQEYAAKLQAQVAKNGRHPVGIFPGISPIVGKTEEEAEAKYQYLLSLLSLDDALAYLGRFFDHHDFSQYPPDGAFPELGDLGQNTFRSTTDSIKKLAREENLTLREIAYQTTLPRGEFFGTPEQVADRLIRWVEEGGASGFIISGPVLTEALDDITRLVLPVLAARGYWHPSEAQTLRERLDIPFKINRYSVQETRRETVNEK